The following are from one region of the Pectobacterium actinidiae genome:
- a CDS encoding LysR family transcriptional regulator translates to MVKRTVSANKSIDMYAVYVFVTMAEAGSMTAAAARLGLTPSAISQTIRLLEEDFGVKLVNRARRPFVLTPYGIALKNRGEILTEEIANLKAQVLEAGKGIKPDLRIGLVDSFAITCGSVFTKSLMKSSSQLLIRTGLSPQQGEALMRRELDMIVTSDPLIDSDSVVRHQLFSEGYFIITPPDYRKRIKTVEDIRELSAALPLVRFNRNSQIGMQIERYLRRIDVRVPNMLEFDNADTLTSMVAAGIGWAVTTPLSFLQSVAHSREVLTHMPEPVNIKRSLYIVGHRDEYSAFFEEACDVTHDIIKTVFIPKLKTLNRGIEKLVEINPDNTE, encoded by the coding sequence ATGGTTAAACGCACAGTGTCCGCCAATAAATCGATCGATATGTACGCCGTCTATGTTTTTGTGACGATGGCGGAAGCAGGAAGCATGACGGCAGCCGCCGCGCGGCTAGGCCTGACACCCTCTGCCATTTCGCAGACGATTCGGTTATTGGAAGAAGATTTCGGCGTCAAATTGGTTAACCGGGCTCGTCGCCCCTTTGTCCTGACGCCCTACGGCATTGCGTTGAAAAACCGCGGAGAAATCCTGACGGAGGAGATCGCGAACCTGAAAGCACAGGTGCTGGAAGCAGGGAAAGGGATTAAACCTGACTTACGTATCGGCCTGGTGGATTCATTCGCGATCACTTGCGGTTCAGTGTTTACCAAGAGTTTGATGAAAAGTTCGTCGCAGTTGTTGATTCGTACCGGACTCAGCCCGCAGCAGGGTGAAGCGCTAATGCGTCGCGAGCTGGATATGATCGTCACCAGCGACCCGTTGATCGACAGCGATAGCGTGGTGCGTCATCAGCTATTTTCCGAAGGCTATTTCATTATCACGCCGCCGGATTACCGCAAACGCATCAAAACGGTTGAAGATATCCGCGAGCTTTCCGCCGCGCTGCCGCTGGTACGCTTTAACCGGAACTCGCAGATTGGGATGCAGATTGAGCGTTACCTGCGCCGCATCGATGTGCGCGTACCGAACATGCTCGAATTTGATAACGCAGATACCTTAACGTCGATGGTGGCGGCAGGCATCGGTTGGGCGGTCACCACCCCGCTGAGTTTCCTGCAATCCGTTGCACACTCCCGCGAGGTGCTGACGCATATGCCGGAACCCGTCAATATCAAGCGCTCGCTGTATATTGTCGGGCACCGTGATGAATACAGCGCGTTCTTTGAAGAAGCGTGCGATGTCACACATGACATTATCAAAACCGTATTTATTCCGAAATTGAAAACGCTGAACCGTGGAATAGAAAAGCTGGTTGAGATTAACCCGGATAATACGGAATAA
- the epsC gene encoding serine O-acetyltransferase EpsC yields MPQLSENFYTSQENINWHLDSIVDGLKDVRQQWREKYLQSDYHNKRLFPSKENVSSIVDMLSKILYPMRLGATDLKKESEDYYVGYLLGNVLDRLAEEALLEQRYNAGESSHLDNTHTGDQRVISRIKRFAAQLPEIRKLLDSDILAAYQGDPSARSIDEVLLCYPGIHAVIHYRLAHVLYQLDFPLLARIITEKAHSQTGIDIHPGAQIDEGFFIDHGTGVVIGETAIIGKRVRIYQAVTLGAKNFITDSNGNLKKRYPRHPIIENDVVIYAGATLLGRITIGARSSIGGNVWLTRDTPPDSNIRQANLLQSQYKDGDGI; encoded by the coding sequence ATGCCGCAATTAAGTGAAAATTTTTATACTTCACAGGAAAATATCAACTGGCATTTAGACAGCATTGTTGATGGATTAAAAGACGTTCGTCAGCAATGGCGTGAGAAATACCTACAGAGTGATTATCATAATAAGCGCCTTTTCCCCTCGAAAGAGAACGTCAGTAGTATTGTCGATATGTTATCAAAAATTTTGTACCCCATGCGTTTAGGAGCCACCGATCTTAAAAAAGAGAGTGAAGACTATTACGTAGGGTATCTACTGGGTAATGTGCTCGATCGTCTGGCTGAAGAAGCCCTATTGGAGCAGCGTTATAACGCTGGCGAATCATCCCATCTGGATAATACGCATACTGGCGATCAACGTGTTATCAGTCGCATCAAGCGGTTCGCCGCGCAGTTGCCTGAAATACGCAAACTACTCGACAGTGATATTCTGGCTGCCTATCAGGGTGACCCCTCCGCGCGCAGTATTGATGAAGTGCTGTTGTGCTACCCAGGTATTCACGCCGTGATTCATTACCGTTTAGCTCATGTGCTTTACCAACTGGATTTCCCGCTACTGGCGCGGATAATCACAGAGAAAGCACACAGCCAGACCGGTATCGATATTCATCCCGGCGCGCAGATTGATGAAGGATTTTTTATCGATCACGGCACAGGCGTGGTGATTGGCGAAACGGCGATTATTGGAAAGCGAGTGCGTATCTATCAGGCTGTCACGCTGGGGGCTAAGAATTTCATTACTGATAGCAATGGTAATTTGAAAAAACGCTATCCTCGCCATCCGATTATCGAAAATGATGTGGTGATCTACGCGGGAGCGACATTGCTGGGGCGTATTACTATCGGTGCACGTTCGAGTATTGGTGGTAACGTGTGGTTAACTCGCGACACGCCGCCGGACAGCAATATTCGACAAGCGAATCTATTACAAAGCCAATATAAAGATGGTGATGGGATTTGA
- a CDS encoding PLP-dependent cysteine synthase family protein, whose protein sequence is MSILDLVGNTPLLALPHFSEKTQGVSLLAKAEFMNPSGSVKDRAAKAMVLDGIAQGKLVRGKTIIDATSGNTGIAYAMIGAALGYDVVLYMPQNTSNERKQIIRHYGATIVETDPLEGSDGAYLAVRTQVEQDPERYFYPDQYNNPVNAHTHFATTGWEIWQQTHQRITHFITSMGTSGSFVGSARRLKQENPRIQTLAVQPASPLHGIEGTKHMASSIKPGILDETLQDGVVTVTTEEAYVATRHLANGEGIFTGISSGANVAAALKLAQTLPSGSVVVTLLCDTGSRYLADPFWNES, encoded by the coding sequence ATGAGTATTCTTGATCTTGTCGGAAATACGCCATTGTTAGCACTGCCGCATTTTTCTGAAAAAACGCAGGGTGTTTCTCTGTTGGCAAAAGCGGAGTTTATGAATCCCAGCGGTTCGGTAAAAGATCGGGCGGCAAAAGCTATGGTGCTTGACGGTATTGCTCAGGGGAAGCTCGTGCGTGGAAAGACGATCATTGACGCCACCAGCGGCAATACGGGGATTGCCTACGCGATGATCGGTGCGGCGCTTGGTTATGACGTGGTGCTCTATATGCCGCAGAACACCAGCAATGAGCGTAAACAGATTATTCGCCATTACGGTGCGACGATCGTAGAAACCGATCCGCTAGAAGGCTCCGATGGCGCTTATCTGGCGGTAAGAACGCAGGTGGAACAAGACCCCGAACGCTATTTTTACCCCGATCAATACAACAATCCCGTTAATGCCCATACACATTTTGCCACAACCGGTTGGGAAATTTGGCAGCAAACACACCAGCGTATTACGCATTTTATCACCAGCATGGGCACCTCTGGCAGCTTTGTCGGCAGTGCGCGGCGGCTAAAGCAGGAAAATCCTCGTATTCAGACGTTAGCAGTACAGCCTGCGTCTCCTCTGCATGGTATTGAGGGCACCAAGCACATGGCTAGCAGCATCAAACCGGGCATTTTGGATGAAACGTTGCAGGACGGCGTGGTGACGGTAACGACGGAAGAAGCCTATGTCGCCACTCGTCATCTGGCGAATGGCGAAGGTATTTTTACTGGCATCTCTTCAGGTGCCAATGTGGCGGCAGCCTTGAAGCTAGCTCAGACGCTGCCGAGTGGGTCGGTGGTCGTGACACTGCTTTGCGATACCGGTTCGCGCTATCTGGCAGATCCTTTTTGGAATGAAAGCTGA
- a CDS encoding Mov34/MPN/PAD-1 family protein, giving the protein MIRLTTQTERLIRVEGEKTYPNECCGALLGSFDKNGDAHVTALLPIVNAREAQEQYHRFIITADDYLLAERTARAQDIDVVGFYHSHPDHPAIPSEYDREHALPFYAYIIVAVAKGKSTDLTSWRLTQDRQRFEQEVVDIAQ; this is encoded by the coding sequence ATGATTCGATTAACAACGCAAACGGAGCGCCTGATTCGAGTAGAGGGCGAAAAAACGTACCCCAATGAGTGTTGCGGTGCGCTATTGGGGAGTTTTGACAAGAACGGTGATGCACATGTGACGGCGCTACTGCCCATCGTCAACGCGCGCGAGGCGCAGGAGCAATATCACCGTTTTATCATCACGGCGGACGACTACCTATTGGCAGAACGCACGGCGCGAGCGCAGGACATTGACGTGGTGGGTTTCTACCATTCGCACCCGGATCATCCGGCCATCCCGTCTGAGTATGACCGTGAGCATGCCCTGCCGTTTTATGCCTACATCATCGTTGCCGTTGCCAAGGGGAAATCTACCGATCTCACCAGTTGGCGGTTGACGCAGGATCGACAGCGTTTTGAACAGGAAGTGGTCGACATTGCGCAGTGA
- a CDS encoding MoaD/ThiS family protein yields MAVTLLIPTALRAFTDGQGKVSLEGETVGQLVAALAAGYPDIHQHLYEENGSLRAFINLYVGETNIKTTGGLDTPVKSGDEVLLVPAIAGGAGVRA; encoded by the coding sequence ATGGCAGTGACATTATTGATTCCGACCGCATTACGCGCTTTTACCGACGGCCAGGGGAAAGTGAGCCTGGAAGGTGAAACTGTTGGGCAACTGGTGGCGGCATTAGCTGCTGGCTACCCCGATATTCATCAGCATCTCTATGAAGAGAATGGCTCGCTGCGCGCTTTTATCAATTTATACGTAGGTGAAACCAATATAAAAACCACCGGTGGTTTAGATACGCCGGTTAAAAGTGGCGACGAGGTCCTTCTGGTACCCGCCATTGCGGGTGGTGCCGGAGTGCGGGCATGA
- the moeB gene encoding molybdopterin-synthase adenylyltransferase MoeB produces the protein MSIPSIIPDDRLTELSHAEIARYSRHLLLAEVGLEGQQRLKSARVLLIGTGGLGAPVALYLAAAGVGTIGIVDFDFVEVSNLQRQIIHSTKDIDRPKVASAKDKIRAINPDIEVVTYNTQLSSKNALDIIRDYDLVVDGTDNYPTRYLINDACVLLGKPNVYGSIFQFEGQASVFYAKAGPCYRCLYPTPPPPGLVPSCAEGGVVGVLPGIIGTIQAAEAIKLIVGGSESLVGRLLLFDVWEMKQRELKLEKDANCPVCGEHPTIHALIDYEEFCGLKPNEEEVPIESVTARELKAWLDAKKPLQLIDIREPHERAIVKFPNAKVIPLGQIVRRIDEFDPAVDAVFLCKIGQRSLFAIRALQRAGYTGRVLNLKDGINAWAQDVDTRLPQY, from the coding sequence ATGAGTATTCCAAGCATTATCCCCGACGACCGTCTAACGGAACTGTCACACGCGGAGATCGCACGTTACAGCCGCCACCTGCTGCTGGCGGAAGTCGGGCTGGAAGGGCAACAACGCCTGAAAAGTGCACGCGTATTGCTGATTGGTACGGGGGGGCTGGGTGCACCGGTCGCACTGTATTTAGCTGCCGCAGGCGTAGGAACCATCGGCATCGTGGACTTCGATTTTGTCGAAGTATCCAACCTGCAACGGCAAATCATCCACAGCACCAAGGATATCGATCGCCCCAAGGTGGCGTCCGCCAAAGATAAAATCCGAGCCATCAATCCGGATATTGAGGTCGTAACCTACAACACGCAGCTCAGTAGTAAAAATGCGTTGGATATCATCCGCGATTACGACCTCGTTGTTGATGGCACCGATAACTATCCTACCCGCTATCTCATCAACGATGCCTGCGTACTGCTTGGTAAACCTAATGTGTACGGCTCTATTTTTCAGTTTGAAGGTCAGGCGAGTGTGTTCTATGCCAAAGCGGGCCCGTGCTATCGCTGCCTCTACCCGACGCCGCCACCTCCAGGGCTGGTGCCTTCCTGTGCCGAAGGCGGCGTAGTGGGCGTGCTGCCGGGGATTATTGGCACCATTCAGGCGGCAGAGGCCATCAAACTGATCGTCGGCGGTAGTGAGAGTCTGGTCGGGCGTCTGCTGTTATTCGACGTCTGGGAGATGAAACAACGCGAGCTGAAGCTGGAAAAGGACGCCAACTGTCCGGTCTGTGGCGAGCACCCGACAATTCACGCGCTGATCGACTATGAGGAGTTCTGTGGCTTAAAACCTAACGAAGAAGAGGTGCCGATCGAGAGCGTCACGGCTCGCGAGTTGAAGGCGTGGCTGGATGCGAAGAAGCCGCTACAGCTGATCGATATTCGTGAACCACACGAGCGGGCGATCGTGAAGTTCCCCAATGCCAAGGTCATTCCGCTTGGGCAGATCGTGCGCCGTATTGATGAATTCGATCCTGCTGTGGATGCCGTGTTCCTCTGCAAGATCGGGCAGCGCAGTCTGTTTGCGATACGTGCCTTGCAGCGGGCTGGCTATACCGGCCGGGTATTAAATTTGAAAGATGGCATTAACGCGTGGGCGCAGGATGTGGATACCCGCCTTCCGCAGTACTGA
- a CDS encoding family 2A encapsulin nanocompartment shell protein — translation MTDKNVLNALGRDAAYQLANVTKTAPQFGAITPRWVSYFLDYKGLEAGIYRVNKVVEGDTPLDALCSQDPTQTEIPKGYIEYQTQPREYQLDSLATIINVDTKIADIYSSPFDQASEQIALAIESLRERQESQLINNDDYGLLKNIADSQRIQTRNGRPTPDDLDELISKVWKEPSFFLAHPRAIAAFTREATRRGVPPVTANLHGGTFILWRGIPVIPSDKLFVDGLKSPKGKGGKTNILLIRSGEAKRGVLGLYQSGLPNEQSRGLSVRFRGIDDNGVASYLLSLYCSAAILADDAIAVLEDVEVGEYYDYE, via the coding sequence ATGACAGATAAAAACGTTCTGAACGCTCTGGGACGCGATGCCGCGTATCAACTTGCTAACGTAACCAAAACAGCACCGCAGTTTGGGGCAATTACCCCGCGTTGGGTCAGCTATTTTCTGGATTACAAGGGATTAGAAGCGGGGATCTATCGCGTAAACAAAGTGGTGGAAGGCGATACGCCGCTGGATGCGCTGTGCAGCCAGGATCCGACCCAGACTGAAATCCCTAAAGGGTATATCGAATACCAAACGCAACCGCGTGAATATCAGTTGGATTCTCTGGCGACGATTATTAATGTCGATACCAAAATCGCGGATATCTACAGTTCACCGTTCGATCAGGCTTCCGAACAAATTGCGTTGGCGATTGAAAGCTTGCGCGAGCGTCAGGAAAGCCAGCTAATCAATAACGATGATTATGGCCTGCTCAAGAATATCGCTGATTCTCAGCGGATCCAGACGCGTAACGGGCGACCGACGCCGGATGATTTGGATGAGCTGATTTCTAAAGTATGGAAAGAGCCGTCGTTTTTCCTCGCTCACCCGCGTGCTATCGCCGCGTTTACCCGTGAAGCCACTCGCCGCGGTGTTCCGCCCGTCACGGCCAACCTGCACGGCGGGACTTTTATTCTGTGGCGCGGTATCCCTGTGATCCCTTCCGACAAGCTGTTCGTTGACGGTTTGAAGAGCCCGAAAGGTAAGGGTGGTAAAACCAACATTCTGCTGATTCGCTCTGGTGAAGCTAAGCGCGGCGTGCTGGGCTTGTATCAGTCAGGGTTGCCAAATGAACAATCTCGCGGTTTATCTGTACGTTTCCGTGGCATTGATGACAATGGCGTTGCTTCTTACCTGCTTTCACTCTATTGCTCCGCTGCCATTCTGGCCGATGATGCTATCGCCGTATTGGAAGATGTTGAAGTAGGTGAATATTATGACTACGAATAA
- a CDS encoding cysteine desulfurase: MTTNNLSLPGIPGPWPGSGERPLSARDYGLPDERDLLALFGGRSHPQGTPDPAYAPKVVPYGQDIAVPSGATVQRLGAASSSVPAPLARVGHVPVEQIRADFPILSEQVDGKPLVWLDNAATTQRPRQVIERISHFYLHENSNIHRAAHTLAARSTDAYEAARDKVARFIGAGSSDNIVFVRGTTEGLNLIAQSYVKPLLRPGDEIILTLLEHHANIVPWQLVAQETGAVIRVAPVDEHGQLIIEEYVRLFNDKTRFVSATHVSNALGTVTPIQELVAIAHRFGVRIAIDGAQSISHIPVNVTTLDADFFVFSGHKVFGPTGIGVVYGKKDVLEEARPYQGGGNMIADVTFELTRYQPAPNKFEAGTGNIADAVGLGAAIDYVTALGIENIAQYEHALLEYGIEKLSRIPGLKLIGTATQKTSVLSFVLQGHENEAIGRYLSQAGIAVRSGHHCAQPILRHFGYESTVRPSLAFYNTPQEIDFLAEKISQLAAR, from the coding sequence ATGACTACGAATAATCTTTCACTGCCGGGGATTCCCGGCCCGTGGCCAGGCAGTGGTGAGCGCCCGCTGTCAGCCCGTGATTACGGCCTGCCGGACGAGCGCGATTTACTCGCGTTATTTGGGGGCAGAAGCCATCCACAGGGGACGCCGGATCCAGCCTATGCGCCGAAAGTAGTGCCCTACGGTCAGGATATCGCTGTGCCCTCGGGGGCAACGGTACAACGATTGGGCGCAGCGTCTTCATCCGTGCCTGCACCGCTGGCACGTGTTGGGCATGTTCCCGTGGAACAGATCCGCGCCGATTTCCCGATCCTATCTGAACAGGTTGATGGCAAGCCGTTGGTCTGGCTGGACAATGCGGCGACGACTCAACGGCCAAGACAGGTTATTGAGCGCATCAGCCATTTTTACCTGCACGAAAACTCAAATATTCACCGTGCGGCGCATACGCTGGCTGCGCGATCGACCGATGCTTACGAGGCTGCGCGGGATAAAGTGGCTCGTTTCATCGGTGCGGGCAGTTCGGACAATATTGTGTTCGTACGCGGCACGACAGAAGGGCTGAACCTGATAGCCCAAAGCTATGTCAAACCGCTGTTACGTCCGGGAGATGAGATCATCCTGACGTTGCTGGAGCACCACGCCAATATTGTGCCGTGGCAACTGGTGGCTCAGGAGACTGGCGCGGTGATCCGTGTAGCACCGGTGGATGAACACGGGCAGCTGATTATTGAAGAGTATGTTCGCCTGTTCAATGATAAAACGCGTTTTGTTTCAGCCACTCACGTTTCTAATGCGTTGGGAACCGTGACGCCAATACAGGAGCTGGTGGCAATCGCTCACCGCTTTGGTGTACGTATTGCTATTGATGGTGCCCAGTCAATTTCGCATATCCCTGTGAATGTGACGACGCTGGATGCTGACTTCTTTGTCTTTTCCGGCCATAAAGTCTTCGGGCCCACCGGTATCGGCGTGGTGTATGGAAAAAAGGATGTGCTGGAGGAGGCACGCCCGTATCAGGGCGGCGGCAATATGATCGCCGATGTGACCTTTGAGCTGACACGTTACCAGCCTGCACCGAACAAGTTTGAGGCCGGAACGGGGAATATTGCCGATGCCGTCGGGCTTGGCGCGGCTATCGACTACGTCACTGCGTTGGGGATTGAGAATATCGCCCAGTATGAGCATGCGCTATTGGAGTACGGGATTGAGAAATTGTCACGGATTCCCGGGCTTAAACTGATCGGCACCGCCACCCAGAAGACCAGCGTATTGTCGTTTGTGCTGCAAGGTCATGAAAACGAAGCGATAGGGCGTTACCTCAGTCAGGCGGGGATTGCCGTACGCTCTGGGCACCACTGTGCTCAGCCTATTTTGCGTCACTTTGGCTATGAAAGTACGGTGAGACCTTCTCTCGCCTTCTATAACACCCCGCAGGAAATTGATTTTCTGGCAGAAAAGATCTCACAGCTGGCAGCACGCTAA
- the rtcR gene encoding RNA repair transcriptional activator RtcR, which produces MKRRVVIGVLGTTLDKRGKRENRWTKWRPTVGLCQQPDFPVDRLELLHQSRNEGMAQQVVEDIAVVSPTTQVTLQAVELRDPWNLEEVYSAFLDFASRYPFDTENEEYFVHITTGTHVVQICWFLLTEARYLPAKLLQTAPGEKAARPAPQGIYAVIDLDLSRYSTLTSRFQHEQQRSVSFLKSGIETRNATFNALIDQIERVALRSTAPMLLTGPTGAGKSFLAQRIYQLRQSRHLVSGRFVAVNCATLRGDNAMSTLFGHVKGAFTGALQARTGLLREADGGMLFLDEIAELGLDEQAMVLKAIEEKRFLPFGSDKEVSSDFQLIAGTHRNLREWIAQGKFREDLFARINMWTFRLPGLAERREDIEPNIDYEIQRFTRDHQTQIRFDKDARQRYLVFACSPQAAWRGNFRELGSSIARMATLAEQGRITAILVEEEITRLKASWQNDGQAVALSPALSPELPPELGDIDLFEQRQLETVLDVCRASPSLSEAGRRLFAVSRQQKQKPNDADRLRKYLARFGLSWEGLKREG; this is translated from the coding sequence ATGAAGCGTCGCGTCGTCATTGGTGTGCTAGGTACTACATTAGATAAACGGGGTAAACGGGAGAACCGCTGGACGAAATGGCGACCCACTGTCGGCCTGTGTCAGCAGCCGGATTTCCCCGTCGATCGTCTGGAACTGCTGCACCAATCACGCAATGAAGGAATGGCACAGCAGGTGGTCGAAGATATCGCTGTGGTGTCACCTACGACTCAGGTCACGCTTCAGGCCGTTGAACTGCGCGACCCGTGGAATCTGGAAGAGGTCTACAGCGCCTTCCTGGACTTTGCCAGCCGCTACCCGTTCGATACCGAAAACGAAGAGTACTTCGTGCACATCACTACTGGCACTCACGTCGTACAGATTTGCTGGTTCCTGCTGACCGAAGCGCGCTATCTGCCCGCCAAGCTGCTGCAAACCGCACCGGGAGAGAAAGCGGCTCGTCCGGCACCACAAGGCATCTACGCCGTCATCGATCTGGATCTTAGCCGCTATTCCACGCTCACCAGCCGCTTTCAACACGAACAACAGCGCTCCGTCTCGTTCCTGAAATCCGGCATCGAGACGCGCAATGCCACATTCAATGCGTTGATCGATCAGATTGAACGCGTCGCGCTGCGATCCACCGCGCCGATGCTCTTAACCGGTCCGACCGGTGCGGGAAAATCCTTTTTGGCACAGCGTATCTACCAGCTACGCCAGTCCCGTCATCTGGTCAGCGGCCGCTTTGTCGCGGTTAACTGTGCCACGCTGCGCGGCGACAACGCCATGTCGACGCTGTTCGGCCACGTAAAAGGCGCGTTTACCGGCGCGTTGCAGGCGAGAACCGGACTCCTGCGTGAAGCAGATGGCGGAATGCTGTTTCTGGATGAAATCGCCGAACTGGGGCTGGATGAACAGGCGATGGTGCTCAAAGCCATTGAAGAAAAACGCTTTTTACCGTTTGGTTCGGATAAAGAAGTCAGCAGCGATTTCCAACTGATCGCTGGCACGCACCGCAACCTGCGCGAATGGATTGCACAGGGCAAATTCCGTGAAGACCTCTTCGCGCGTATCAACATGTGGACCTTTCGCTTGCCGGGGTTGGCGGAGCGTCGGGAAGATATCGAACCCAACATTGACTACGAAATCCAGCGCTTCACACGCGATCACCAAACGCAGATCCGCTTCGATAAAGACGCGCGGCAGCGCTACCTCGTCTTCGCTTGCTCACCGCAGGCCGCGTGGCGCGGCAATTTCCGCGAACTCGGCTCTTCCATCGCCCGTATGGCAACGCTGGCGGAGCAAGGCCGCATCACCGCCATACTGGTAGAAGAGGAAATTACGCGTCTCAAAGCCAGTTGGCAGAACGATGGCCAAGCAGTTGCGCTATCACCTGCACTATCACCTGAACTACCGCCCGAACTCGGCGACATCGACCTTTTTGAACAGCGCCAGCTCGAAACCGTGCTCGATGTCTGCCGCGCTTCCCCTTCACTCTCCGAAGCTGGCCGTCGCCTGTTCGCCGTCTCACGTCAGCAAAAACAAAAGCCCAACGACGCCGACCGACTGCGTAAGTATCTGGCACGTTTTGGACTGAGTTGGGAGGGGTTGAAACGGGAAGGATAA
- a CDS encoding RtcB family protein — translation MEEMKTQDYDMMSPVNSAPVKMWTHGVPVEPEARDQLLNTAKMPFIFKHLAVMPDVHLGKGSTIGSVIPTRGAIIPAAVGVDIGCGMIAVRTSLVASDLPDNLMGLRSAIEQAVPHGRSVTRSKRDVGSWQNPPQTVDAHWSLLEPRFKRLTDKYPQLLKTNNYQHLGTLGTGNHFIEICLDEVDRVWVMLHSGSRGVGNAIGSLFIKLAQEDMQQHIANLPDRNLAYFEEGSLHFDDYIEAVEWAQDFARHNREVMMSHTLAALSRIVTKPFTTQQEGVNCHHNYVQRETHFGESVLITRKGAVSAQKGQMGIIPGSMGAKSFIVRGLGNEESFCSCSHGAGRTMSRTAAKKRFTVEDQIRATAHVECRKDSDVIDEIPMAYKDIDKVMAAQSSLVEIVHTLRQVVCVKG, via the coding sequence ATGGAAGAAATGAAAACGCAGGATTACGACATGATGTCGCCAGTGAATAGCGCACCGGTAAAAATGTGGACACATGGCGTGCCTGTGGAACCAGAAGCCCGTGACCAACTGTTGAACACGGCCAAAATGCCGTTCATTTTTAAACATCTGGCGGTGATGCCGGATGTGCATCTGGGAAAAGGATCGACGATTGGTAGCGTGATCCCCACGCGTGGCGCGATTATCCCGGCGGCGGTCGGGGTGGATATTGGCTGTGGGATGATCGCGGTGCGTACATCGCTGGTTGCCAGCGACCTGCCGGATAACCTGATGGGGCTGCGTAGCGCGATTGAACAGGCGGTGCCGCATGGACGTAGCGTAACGCGTTCCAAACGCGATGTCGGTTCCTGGCAGAACCCGCCGCAGACGGTGGATGCGCACTGGTCACTGCTGGAACCGCGCTTTAAACGTTTGACGGACAAATATCCGCAGTTGCTGAAAACCAATAACTATCAGCACTTGGGAACCCTAGGGACGGGTAACCACTTTATTGAAATCTGTCTGGATGAAGTCGATCGTGTGTGGGTAATGTTACATAGCGGGTCGCGTGGTGTGGGGAATGCGATTGGATCGCTGTTCATCAAGCTGGCGCAGGAGGATATGCAGCAGCACATTGCGAACCTGCCTGATCGAAATCTGGCCTATTTCGAGGAAGGAAGCCTGCACTTTGACGATTACATTGAAGCGGTTGAGTGGGCGCAGGATTTTGCCCGTCATAACCGCGAAGTGATGATGTCGCATACGCTGGCAGCGCTGTCTCGTATTGTGACGAAGCCGTTTACCACCCAGCAGGAAGGCGTGAACTGCCACCATAACTATGTGCAGCGCGAAACGCACTTTGGTGAATCGGTGCTGATCACTCGTAAAGGGGCGGTGTCGGCGCAGAAAGGCCAGATGGGAATTATTCCGGGGTCGATGGGGGCGAAGAGCTTTATCGTGCGCGGATTGGGGAACGAAGAGAGCTTTTGTTCCTGTAGTCACGGCGCGGGGAGAACCATGAGCCGTACCGCGGCGAAAAAACGCTTCACCGTGGAAGATCAGATCCGTGCGACCGCACACGTCGAGTGTAGAAAAGACAGCGACGTTATCGATGAAATTCCGATGGCGTACAAAGATATCGATAAGGTGATGGCGGCGCAGTCATCGCTGGTGGAAATCGTGCATACGCTGCGTCAGGTGGTGTGTGTGAAAGGATAA